The Streptomyces sp. NBC_01268 genome window below encodes:
- the ehuA gene encoding ectoine/hydroxyectoine ABC transporter ATP-binding protein EhuA, which yields MPAETSVPEAVRFDRVTKRYGEHTVLDGLDLTVGRGERVTLIGPSGSGKTTILRLLMTLERVTDGVIHVDGEPYSHMPGGPDGRLVPASERRLTARRRGIGMVFQQFNLFPHMTVLENIVEAPVHVLGESRDEAEARARDLLETVGLGDRAGARPTRLSGGQQQRVAIARALAMRPGILLLDEVTSALDPELVAEVLDVLRDIAHGSDITLLCVTHEMGFARDVSDRILMFDRGRIVESGRADELLDAPGHERTRAFLRTVR from the coding sequence TTGCCCGCTGAGACATCCGTCCCCGAGGCGGTCCGGTTCGACCGGGTGACGAAACGGTACGGGGAGCACACCGTGCTCGACGGGCTCGACCTGACGGTCGGGCGCGGCGAGCGCGTGACGCTGATCGGGCCGAGCGGGTCGGGCAAGACGACGATCCTGCGGCTGCTCATGACGCTGGAGCGGGTGACCGACGGGGTCATCCACGTGGACGGCGAGCCCTACTCCCACATGCCGGGCGGGCCGGACGGCCGGCTGGTGCCCGCGAGCGAGCGCCGGCTGACGGCGCGGCGGCGGGGCATCGGCATGGTCTTCCAGCAGTTCAACCTCTTCCCCCACATGACCGTGCTGGAGAACATCGTCGAAGCACCCGTGCACGTGCTGGGCGAGAGCAGGGACGAGGCGGAGGCGCGGGCCCGGGACCTGCTGGAAACGGTCGGTCTCGGCGACCGGGCCGGCGCCCGGCCCACCCGTCTCTCCGGCGGTCAGCAGCAGCGGGTGGCGATCGCCCGCGCGCTCGCGATGCGGCCCGGGATCCTGCTCCTCGACGAGGTGACGTCGGCGCTCGACCCCGAGCTGGTGGCGGAAGTCCTCGACGTGCTGCGGGACATCGCGCACGGCAGCGACATCACCCTGCTGTGCGTGACGCACGAGATGGGCTTCGCGCGGGACGTGTCGGACCGGATCCTGATGTTCGACCGCGGCCGGATCGTGGAGTCGGGCCGGGCCGACGAACTGCTCGACGCGCCCGGGCACGAACGGACCCGGGCGTTCCTCCGTACCGTGCGATGA
- the ehuD gene encoding ectoine/hydroxyectoine ABC transporter permease subunit EhuD produces the protein MWDGEAAWAALPAVLKGFGVTLAATALGFAVAAALGLVLALVQRAGPRWLALPVSGAAAFVRSTPLLVQLFAAWVLVPALDALALGVLVLGVHYATYLSEVYRTGIDAVPRSQWEACTALSLPRRRVWRAVVLPQAVRKVLPPLGNYAVSMFKETPLLSVITVHEMVHEANTFGSTHFAYLESLTLAAAVFLLASWPTSLLVRRLEARLAR, from the coding sequence ATGTGGGACGGGGAAGCGGCGTGGGCCGCACTGCCCGCCGTGCTGAAGGGCTTCGGCGTGACGCTGGCCGCGACCGCGCTCGGCTTCGCCGTGGCAGCGGCGCTCGGGCTGGTCCTCGCCCTGGTCCAGCGCGCCGGCCCCCGGTGGCTGGCACTGCCGGTCAGCGGGGCGGCCGCGTTCGTCCGCTCGACACCGCTCCTGGTACAGCTGTTCGCCGCGTGGGTGCTGGTGCCCGCCCTGGACGCGCTCGCGCTGGGCGTCCTGGTCCTGGGCGTCCACTACGCGACGTATCTCTCCGAGGTGTACCGGACGGGCATCGACGCCGTACCGAGGAGCCAGTGGGAGGCGTGCACGGCGCTCTCGCTGCCGCGCCGGCGGGTGTGGCGTGCGGTCGTGCTGCCGCAGGCGGTGCGCAAGGTGCTGCCGCCCCTGGGCAACTACGCCGTCTCCATGTTCAAGGAGACGCCCCTGCTGTCGGTGATCACGGTGCACGAGATGGTGCACGAGGCGAACACGTTCGGCAGCACCCACTTCGCCTATCTGGAGAGCCTCACCCTGGCCGCCGCGGTGTTCCTGCTCGCGAGCTGGCCCACGTCCCTGCTGGTACGCCGACTGGAGGCACGCCTTGCCCGCTGA
- the ehuC gene encoding ectoine/hydroxyectoine ABC transporter permease subunit EhuC has translation MSGFPIRLATGSGGPLAADFPERFATDFLPEVRQALPRLGEGLLVTVEATVLGAALALVLAYALGLLSRSARWPVRGGARFVVEFFRGTSLYVQLFWLFFALPILGFRLEPLACAVLALGLNYGAYGAEVVRGAVAAVPRAQSEAAVALGMGPGLRLRRVVLPQAHALMVAPFKNLLVQLLKATPLLSLVTVPDLTFEIDQLRSATGDTAAAYVLLLVVYGALAMVLSLLMNALERAAKARLGQGGGA, from the coding sequence ATGAGCGGGTTCCCGATCCGGCTCGCCACCGGCTCGGGCGGACCCCTGGCCGCGGACTTCCCCGAGCGCTTCGCCACGGACTTCCTCCCGGAGGTCCGGCAGGCGTTGCCCCGGCTCGGCGAGGGGCTCCTCGTCACCGTGGAGGCGACGGTGCTGGGAGCGGCACTCGCCCTCGTGCTCGCCTACGCGCTCGGGCTGCTGTCGCGCTCCGCCCGGTGGCCGGTACGCGGCGGAGCGCGGTTCGTCGTCGAGTTCTTCCGCGGCACCTCGCTGTACGTACAGCTGTTCTGGCTGTTCTTCGCGCTGCCCATCCTCGGCTTCCGCCTGGAGCCGCTGGCCTGCGCCGTCCTCGCGCTCGGGCTCAACTACGGGGCGTACGGCGCCGAGGTGGTGCGCGGGGCGGTCGCGGCGGTGCCCCGTGCGCAGAGCGAGGCGGCCGTCGCGCTCGGCATGGGGCCGGGGCTCCGGCTGCGCCGGGTGGTCCTGCCGCAGGCGCACGCCCTGATGGTCGCCCCGTTCAAGAACCTGCTCGTCCAGCTCCTCAAGGCGACGCCGCTGCTCTCGCTGGTCACGGTGCCGGACCTCACTTTCGAGATCGACCAGTTGCGGTCGGCGACGGGCGACACGGCGGCGGCGTACGTACTGCTCCTCGTGGTGTACGGGGCTCTGGCCATGGTCCTGAGCCTGCTGATGAACGCGCTGGAGCGGGCCGCGAAGGCCCGGCTCGGGCAGGGCGGGGGTGCGTGA
- the ehuB gene encoding ectoine/hydroxyectoine ABC transporter substrate-binding protein EhuB has product MPSPAPFDRRGFLTRSVRLGAALSVASGLAVTGCSRTQAGTGAPKDDGGLLARLRERGFVRVGFAGEAPYGFRDGDELTGEAPTLHREIFKALGVPELRPTLTEFGTLIPGLLADRFDVVSAGMSITPERCAKVIFSEPEFVSPTALMVRKGNPKGLTDFASCKAKGATVGVLTAAVEASYAKAAGVPDGAVKTLAKQQDGLDALLADRIDAFALTGISLRWLARTNRSAAVEVAAPFFPEIDGVRQFSAGGAVFRPGADGLRDAFDRELAKITGAPARYVELIGRYGFTAREVPPRSLRTADLCAA; this is encoded by the coding sequence ATGCCCAGTCCCGCTCCGTTCGACCGCCGCGGCTTTCTGACCAGATCCGTGCGGCTCGGCGCCGCACTCTCCGTGGCGTCCGGCCTCGCCGTGACGGGCTGCAGCCGCACCCAGGCCGGGACGGGAGCGCCGAAGGACGACGGCGGGCTCCTGGCCCGGCTCCGCGAACGCGGCTTCGTCCGGGTGGGCTTCGCCGGCGAGGCCCCGTACGGGTTCCGGGACGGCGACGAGCTCACCGGTGAGGCCCCGACGCTGCACCGGGAGATCTTCAAGGCGCTGGGCGTGCCGGAACTGCGGCCGACGCTCACGGAGTTCGGCACCCTGATACCCGGGCTGCTCGCCGACCGGTTCGACGTGGTCAGCGCGGGCATGTCGATCACACCCGAGCGCTGCGCCAAGGTGATCTTCTCGGAGCCGGAGTTCGTCTCCCCCACCGCGCTGATGGTCCGCAAGGGCAACCCCAAGGGCCTGACCGACTTCGCGTCCTGCAAGGCGAAGGGCGCCACGGTGGGTGTGCTCACCGCCGCGGTGGAGGCCTCGTACGCCAAGGCCGCGGGCGTGCCCGACGGGGCGGTGAAGACCCTGGCCAAGCAGCAGGACGGTCTGGACGCGCTGCTCGCGGACCGGATCGACGCCTTCGCGCTCACGGGCATCTCGCTGCGCTGGCTCGCGCGGACCAACCGGAGCGCCGCCGTGGAGGTGGCTGCCCCGTTCTTCCCGGAGATCGACGGCGTACGGCAGTTCAGCGCGGGCGGCGCCGTGTTCCGGCCAGGGGCGGACGGGCTGCGGGACGCCTTCGACCGCGAGCTCGCGAAGATCACCGGTGCCCCGGCCCGCTATGTGGAGCTCATCGGCCGCTACGGCTTCACCGCGCGCGAGGTCCCGCCGCGTTCCCTGCGCACCGCCGACCTGTGCGCGGCCTGA
- the thpD gene encoding ectoine hydroxylase gives MTSAPTRPVDLYPTRGPKEVLIGRKDPVVWSSPGTPGPFWARELEDFERDGFATVDELVAPDEVVELRSELDRILADPEVRQDERAVVEPRSQEIRSVFEVHKTSPVFARLAADPRVVGRARQILGSDVYVHQSRVNVKPGFGASGFYWHSDFETWHAEDGLPRMRTVSVSIALTPNHTTNGSLMIMPGSHRTFLGCAGETPRDNYKQSLRMQDAGTPSHESLTTFADACGIRHFTGPAGSATWFDCNALHGSGDNITPYPRSNVFLVFNSVENAPEAPFAAPVRRPSFIAARELTPVG, from the coding sequence ATGACCTCCGCACCCACCCGTCCCGTCGACCTCTACCCCACCCGCGGCCCCAAGGAGGTGCTGATCGGCCGCAAGGACCCCGTCGTCTGGTCCTCCCCCGGCACCCCCGGTCCCTTCTGGGCGCGCGAGCTGGAGGACTTCGAGCGCGACGGCTTCGCCACGGTCGACGAACTCGTCGCCCCGGACGAGGTCGTGGAGCTCCGCTCCGAGCTGGACCGGATCCTGGCCGACCCGGAGGTGCGGCAGGACGAGCGGGCCGTCGTCGAACCCCGCTCACAGGAGATCCGCTCCGTGTTCGAGGTGCACAAGACGAGTCCGGTCTTCGCCCGGCTGGCCGCCGACCCGCGGGTCGTGGGGCGCGCCCGCCAGATCCTCGGCTCCGACGTGTACGTCCACCAGTCGCGGGTCAACGTCAAGCCCGGCTTCGGCGCCAGCGGCTTCTACTGGCACTCCGACTTCGAGACCTGGCACGCCGAGGACGGCCTGCCGCGCATGCGGACCGTCTCGGTCTCGATCGCGCTCACCCCGAACCACACCACCAACGGCAGCCTGATGATCATGCCGGGTTCGCACCGGACCTTCCTCGGCTGCGCGGGCGAGACGCCACGCGACAACTACAAGCAGTCGCTGCGGATGCAGGACGCCGGGACGCCGTCCCACGAATCCCTCACCACCTTCGCCGACGCCTGCGGCATCCGTCACTTCACGGGCCCGGCGGGATCGGCGACCTGGTTCGACTGCAACGCGCTGCACGGCTCGGGCGACAACATCACCCCGTATCCGCGCAGCAACGTGTTCCTGGTGTTCAACAGCGTCGAGAACGCGCCGGAGGCCCCGTTCGCCGCTCCGGTCCGGCGGCCCTCCTTCATCGCCGCGCGGGAGCTCACCCCCGTCGGCTGA
- a CDS encoding ectoine synthase: MIVRTFDELDGTERHVRAASGTWESRRIVLARERVGFSLHETVLYAGTETSMWYANHVEAVVCTAGEAELTDHETGRTYTILPGTMYLLDGHERHSLKVKQDFRCLCVFNPPVTGREDHDENGVYPLLTEPGQD; the protein is encoded by the coding sequence ATGATCGTCCGTACCTTCGACGAGCTCGACGGCACCGAACGGCACGTGAGGGCCGCGTCCGGCACCTGGGAGAGCCGGCGCATCGTCCTCGCCCGCGAGCGCGTCGGCTTCTCCCTCCACGAGACCGTGCTGTACGCGGGGACCGAGACCTCCATGTGGTACGCGAACCACGTCGAGGCCGTGGTCTGCACCGCCGGCGAGGCCGAGCTCACCGACCACGAGACGGGCCGCACGTACACCATCCTGCCCGGAACCATGTACCTGCTCGACGGCCACGAGCGGCACTCCCTCAAGGTCAAGCAGGACTTCCGCTGCCTCTGCGTCTTCAACCCGCCGGTCACCGGCCGCGAGGACCACGACGAGAACGGCGTCTACCCGCTCCTCACCGAGCCCGGCCAGGACTGA
- the ectB gene encoding diaminobutyrate--2-oxoglutarate transaminase, protein MTTLTDIAAPSVFETVESEVRSYCRAWPVVFERAQGSRLYDEHGRPFLDFFAGAGSLNYGHNNPVLKRALLDYLAADGVTHSLDMSTTAKRAFLEAFRTTVLEPRALPYKVMFPGPTGTNAVEAALKLARKVTGREGVVSFTNAFHGMSLGSLALTGNAAKRAGAGVPLNHATQMPFDHYLGGRMPDFLWFERLLEDPGSGLDHPAAVIVETVQGEGGINVARAEWLRKLADLCRRRDMLLIVDDIQMGCGRTGDFFSFEEAGITPDIVTLSKSISGYGLPMALCLFRDELDLWQPGEHNGTFRGNNPAFVTATAALDAYWGDTGLRERTLGRAGRVERALLDLCGDDGRTALSARGRGLVWGLEFTDGARAEAVCRRAFELGLLLETSGPRGEVVKLLPPLTATDDELDEGLGILARSVRHTADRRSA, encoded by the coding sequence GTGACCACCCTCACCGACATCGCCGCCCCGTCCGTCTTCGAGACCGTCGAATCCGAGGTACGCAGCTACTGCCGCGCCTGGCCCGTGGTCTTCGAGCGGGCCCAGGGGAGCCGGTTGTACGACGAGCACGGGCGGCCCTTCCTGGACTTCTTCGCCGGGGCCGGCTCGCTGAACTACGGCCACAACAACCCGGTCCTCAAGCGGGCGCTCCTCGACTACCTCGCCGCGGACGGAGTCACCCACTCCCTGGACATGTCGACGACCGCCAAACGCGCCTTCCTGGAGGCGTTCCGCACGACGGTCCTGGAACCGCGCGCACTCCCCTACAAGGTGATGTTCCCGGGGCCCACGGGCACGAACGCCGTGGAGGCCGCCCTGAAGCTGGCCCGGAAGGTCACCGGACGCGAAGGGGTCGTGTCGTTCACCAACGCCTTCCACGGGATGTCCCTCGGCTCGCTCGCGCTCACCGGCAACGCCGCCAAGCGCGCCGGGGCGGGCGTGCCCCTGAACCACGCCACCCAGATGCCGTTCGACCACTACCTCGGCGGCCGGATGCCGGACTTCCTCTGGTTCGAGCGGCTCCTGGAGGACCCCGGCTCCGGCCTCGACCACCCGGCGGCGGTGATCGTCGAGACGGTGCAGGGCGAGGGCGGGATCAACGTCGCGCGGGCCGAGTGGCTGCGCAAGCTGGCCGATCTGTGCCGCCGCCGCGACATGCTGCTGATCGTGGACGACATCCAGATGGGCTGCGGCCGCACCGGCGACTTCTTCTCCTTCGAGGAGGCGGGCATCACCCCCGACATCGTCACCCTCTCCAAGTCCATCAGCGGCTACGGCCTGCCCATGGCGCTCTGCCTCTTCCGCGACGAGCTGGACCTGTGGCAGCCGGGCGAGCACAACGGCACGTTCCGCGGCAACAACCCCGCCTTCGTGACCGCCACCGCCGCCCTCGACGCGTACTGGGGCGACACCGGGCTGCGCGAGCGCACGCTGGGCCGGGCCGGTCGCGTCGAGCGCGCCCTGCTCGACCTGTGCGGGGACGACGGGCGGACGGCGCTCTCCGCACGGGGTCGCGGCCTCGTGTGGGGGCTCGAGTTCACCGACGGGGCGCGTGCCGAGGCCGTGTGCCGGCGGGCCTTCGAGCTGGGGCTGCTCCTGGAGACCTCGGGTCCGCGCGGCGAGGTGGTCAAGCTGCTGCCTCCGCTGACCGCGACCGACGACGAGCTCGACGAGGGCCTCGGCATCCTGGCCCGCTCCGTGCGGCACACCGCCGACCGCCGCTCCGCCTGA
- the ectA gene encoding diaminobutyrate acetyltransferase → MTTAHATSPIKDLTIGRAEVADGAELWRIARGTGELDLNSPYSYLLWCRDFADTTAVARDASGRPVGFVTGYLRPEAPRTLFVWQVAVEDSHRGSGVAGALLDALSARVAAEHGLSLVEATVTPGNVASDRLFRAYARRHGAVVTREVLFPPAAFPPADASHEPEVLYRIALPAR, encoded by the coding sequence ATGACCACTGCCCACGCGACATCCCCGATCAAGGACCTCACCATCGGACGTGCCGAGGTGGCGGACGGTGCCGAGCTCTGGCGCATCGCTCGCGGCACGGGGGAACTCGACCTCAATTCTCCCTACAGCTACCTCCTGTGGTGCCGGGACTTCGCCGACACCACCGCCGTCGCCCGTGACGCGTCCGGGCGGCCGGTCGGCTTCGTCACCGGATACCTGCGGCCGGAGGCACCGCGCACCCTCTTCGTCTGGCAGGTCGCCGTCGAGGATTCACACCGCGGATCCGGGGTAGCCGGAGCACTGCTCGACGCCCTGTCCGCCCGCGTGGCGGCGGAACACGGGCTGAGCCTGGTCGAGGCGACCGTCACACCGGGGAACGTGGCCTCCGACCGGCTCTTCCGTGCGTACGCGCGTCGCCACGGCGCGGTCGTGACCCGAGAGGTGCTGTTCCCGCCCGCCGCCTTTCCCCCCGCCGACGCCTCCCACGAACCCGAAGTGCTCTACCGCATCGCCCTGCCGGCGCGCTGA
- a CDS encoding CGNR zinc finger domain-containing protein codes for MTGQVMFDSHVAVLLDQAVALVNTLTEGEAHGRAYPAPRGADLSAAVEAAVPRASSSLPRTTDGAEAEYLVAASGRMRTVFQAVQDGDLDAAAATVNDLLRLSGARPHLDRREGEPWQLHFHGADETFAAGCTAGCATALALAVGGSLAGRLGVCRADRCDRVYVDTSRNAARQFCSTACQNRTKAAAFRARKGAAG; via the coding sequence GTGACTGGTCAAGTGATGTTCGACAGTCACGTGGCGGTGCTGCTGGATCAGGCGGTGGCGCTCGTGAACACGTTGACCGAAGGCGAGGCGCACGGTCGGGCCTACCCTGCACCGCGCGGAGCCGACCTGTCGGCGGCCGTCGAAGCGGCGGTGCCCCGCGCCTCGTCCTCGCTCCCGCGCACCACGGACGGGGCGGAGGCGGAGTACCTCGTCGCGGCGTCGGGGCGCATGCGCACGGTCTTCCAGGCCGTGCAGGACGGCGACCTGGACGCGGCCGCCGCCACGGTCAACGACCTGTTGCGGCTCAGCGGCGCGCGGCCGCACCTGGACCGGCGCGAGGGCGAGCCCTGGCAGCTGCACTTCCACGGCGCCGACGAGACCTTCGCCGCGGGCTGCACCGCCGGCTGCGCCACGGCGCTCGCGCTGGCGGTGGGCGGCAGCCTCGCCGGCCGGCTCGGCGTCTGCCGGGCCGACCGCTGCGACCGCGTCTACGTCGACACCTCGCGTAACGCGGCGCGTCAGTTCTGTTCGACCGCCTGCCAGAACCGCACCAAGGCCGCGGCCTTCCGGGCACGCAAGGGCGCGGCGGGATGA
- a CDS encoding MFS transporter, giving the protein MPRVVWLLVIARAINKLGAFSLPFLTVLISSDFDASVTTAGLLSAAFGLATIPSRLAGGRLAGILGRRRTIVLGLTGCAVAQVAIAAAGSLLQVAIFAVVLGLAFELYEPPSQAMIADAVGPADRVRAFSLLNAALAVAGTGAGLIAAAVGRWDLRWLFVVDALTCLACAVALRLVLPADHPGRRPAAAGEDLGVPVHPWRDRALWAMFGCGTVFALVAMQVVMGLPLTLARRDLEPADAGLLFTASAVIVVAAQPALRLRKIAALSDTAALALGYALMTLGLAGYALASSLTAFLIGTGLWSLGEVFVLGRVFGVVAALAPPGGSDRYLAAYGISWGIATTAAPITATQLLDRFGPTALWACTAALCLVLAAAQPLLVAPLIGRERPAGPVPEADPAAGRPKPARAD; this is encoded by the coding sequence ATGCCGAGGGTCGTGTGGTTACTGGTGATCGCGCGGGCGATCAACAAGCTGGGGGCCTTCTCCCTGCCGTTCCTGACGGTGCTGATCAGCAGCGACTTCGACGCGAGCGTGACCACCGCCGGGCTGCTCTCGGCCGCGTTCGGCCTCGCGACGATCCCCTCACGGCTGGCCGGCGGCCGCCTCGCGGGAATCCTCGGGCGCCGCCGCACCATCGTGCTCGGCCTCACCGGCTGCGCCGTCGCGCAGGTGGCGATCGCCGCCGCCGGCTCCCTGCTCCAGGTCGCGATCTTCGCGGTCGTCCTCGGACTCGCCTTCGAGCTGTACGAGCCCCCGAGCCAGGCGATGATCGCCGACGCCGTCGGCCCCGCCGACCGGGTCCGTGCGTTCAGCCTGCTCAACGCCGCGCTGGCCGTCGCCGGCACCGGCGCGGGCCTGATCGCGGCGGCCGTCGGCCGCTGGGACCTGCGCTGGCTCTTCGTCGTCGACGCGCTCACGTGCCTGGCCTGCGCCGTCGCCCTGCGCCTCGTCCTGCCCGCGGACCACCCGGGCCGCCGCCCGGCCGCCGCCGGTGAGGACCTCGGCGTGCCGGTCCACCCCTGGCGGGACCGGGCGCTCTGGGCCATGTTCGGGTGCGGCACGGTCTTCGCGCTCGTCGCCATGCAGGTCGTGATGGGGCTGCCGCTGACCCTCGCCCGCCGCGACCTCGAACCCGCCGACGCGGGACTGCTGTTCACGGCCTCGGCCGTCATCGTCGTGGCCGCCCAGCCCGCCCTGCGGCTGCGCAAGATCGCCGCGCTCTCCGACACCGCCGCCCTGGCCCTCGGGTACGCGCTGATGACGCTGGGCCTGGCGGGGTACGCCCTCGCGTCCTCCCTGACCGCGTTCCTGATCGGCACCGGGTTGTGGAGTCTGGGAGAAGTGTTCGTCCTGGGCCGGGTGTTCGGCGTCGTGGCGGCCCTGGCCCCGCCCGGCGGCTCGGACCGCTATCTCGCCGCGTACGGCATCAGCTGGGGCATCGCCACGACCGCGGCCCCGATCACCGCCACCCAGCTCCTCGACCGTTTCGGTCCGACGGCCCTGTGGGCCTGCACGGCTGCTCTGTGTCTCGTCCTCGCCGCCGCGCAACCGCTGCTGGTCGCCCCCTTGATCGGCCGGGAGCGCCCGGCCGGACCGGTCCCGGAGGCCGACCCCGCCGCCGGCCGCCCCAAGCCCGCCCGCGCGGACTGA
- a CDS encoding GNAT family N-acetyltransferase: protein MSTDIKVRAATTEDFTQWRALYRGYAEFYRVEQTDEAAEQVWAWIHDAGHEVNALVAEDFDGRLIGLAHYRPFARPLSATTGCFLDDLFVAPESRGSGAADRLLGALREIAAERGWSVVRWITADDNHRARAKYDQVATRTMWVTYDMTPGA from the coding sequence ATGTCGACCGACATCAAGGTCCGTGCCGCCACCACCGAGGACTTCACGCAATGGCGTGCCCTCTACCGCGGCTACGCCGAGTTCTACCGGGTCGAGCAGACCGACGAGGCCGCCGAGCAGGTCTGGGCGTGGATCCACGACGCCGGACACGAGGTGAACGCCCTGGTCGCCGAGGACTTCGACGGGCGGCTCATCGGCCTCGCGCACTACCGGCCCTTCGCGCGCCCGCTCTCGGCGACCACGGGGTGCTTCCTGGACGACCTGTTCGTCGCCCCGGAGAGCCGGGGTTCCGGCGCCGCCGACCGGCTCCTCGGAGCGCTGCGCGAGATCGCCGCCGAGCGCGGCTGGAGCGTCGTCCGCTGGATCACCGCCGACGACAACCACCGCGCCCGCGCGAAGTACGACCAGGTGGCGACCCGCACGATGTGGGTCACGTACGACATGACGCCCGGCGCCTGA
- a CDS encoding SRPBCC family protein, giving the protein MTGTAPDTIHCARFLAHPPAAVWRALTDPELHARWWAAGDVKPLVGHRFLLDMGAFGSQQCEVTAVEDERLLAYRFAEGTLDTTITWRLEPEGTGTRLLLTHSGFDLDSPMGRQAREDMGRGWPGVLDRLDAALLEAA; this is encoded by the coding sequence ATGACCGGGACCGCCCCCGACACCATCCACTGCGCCCGCTTCCTGGCCCACCCGCCGGCCGCGGTCTGGCGTGCGCTGACCGATCCCGAGCTGCACGCCCGCTGGTGGGCCGCCGGAGATGTCAAGCCGCTCGTCGGCCATCGTTTCCTTCTGGACATGGGCGCCTTCGGCAGCCAGCAGTGCGAGGTCACGGCCGTCGAGGACGAGCGGCTGCTCGCCTACCGGTTCGCCGAGGGCACGCTCGACACCACGATCACCTGGCGACTGGAACCGGAGGGCACGGGCACGCGCCTCTTGCTCACCCACAGCGGGTTCGACCTCGACTCCCCGATGGGCCGACAGGCACGGGAAGACATGGGCCGTGGCTGGCCGGGCGTCCTGGACCGGCTGGACGCCGCACTTCTGGAGGCCGCCTGA
- a CDS encoding ArsR/SmtB family transcription factor, with protein MPTDVFGVLANPVRRRLLESLREGPRSTGELAAMFELGRPAVSEHLSVLKTAGLVREEPRGRHRFYHLQPAPLAEVSRWLHPFEHYWDQRMDALADLLDEENPR; from the coding sequence ATGCCGACCGACGTGTTCGGCGTGCTGGCCAATCCGGTACGCCGCAGACTGCTCGAAAGCCTGCGCGAGGGGCCCCGCTCCACGGGTGAGCTGGCCGCGATGTTCGAGCTCGGGAGGCCGGCGGTCTCCGAGCACCTCTCGGTGCTCAAGACCGCCGGCCTCGTGCGTGAGGAGCCGCGGGGGCGGCACCGCTTCTACCACCTCCAGCCGGCGCCGCTGGCCGAGGTGAGCCGGTGGCTGCACCCGTTCGAGCACTACTGGGACCAGCGCATGGACGCCCTGGCCGACCTTCTGGACGAGGAGAACCCGAGATGA